The Heyndrickxia acidicola sequence GTTCTTCTGCGGAGTCTTCCATTTTTGTAACAGATCCCTTAATTTCATTTAGCAGCTCTGTTAATACACGTATTTCATTTTCGGTATTTTGACTAAGTTGTTTACTTTCTATGCTGCCATCCAGAATTTTTTCAAATACATGTGTTGTATGATTAATTTCTTCATTTCCTCTTTCCACCACTTTATGAATGGTACTGATTTGGGCTATGACATTTGAAATTTGTGAAATTGTCGTACCCACTAAAGAGGTAACACTTCCAGAAGAAAACTTTGTTTGTTCAGCCAGTTTTCTTACTTCTTCAGCAACAACCGCAAACCCCTTCCCATGCTCACCAGCTCTTGCGGCTTCAATGGCAGCATTTAATGCCAGGAGGTTCGTTTGATCTGCAATACTGGTGATAACTGTAACAATCTCTCCAATTTCTTTGGAATTTTTCTCAAGACCATCGATGGTGGAAGTTATTTGCTCAACATTCGATTTTAGCTCAAGCATATTTTCTTTTACTTTATCAAGCTGTGTCCTTCCGTCTTCGGAATGGGTCTCCATATAAGCAGATGCTTCAAGGCTGGTGTTTGCATTCTCGGAAATTTGATTGGACTGAATAACAATTTGTTCAACAGATGCACCTGTTTCTTCTGTCATAGCCGCTAAATTTCCGACAAATCCTCCAACAAATTCCTTGATGTCTTTTTTCGCCTCTTCTTCCTTCCTCTCAAGCATCTCTTGCTGAGCATGATTCATCGAGGATGTACAGAGTTGATATTCAAGATTGAATATTTTGGAAACAGCAATGAACACCGGGAATAATTCATTGTTACTATAATGCAATTCCTTCTTTAACATTTCAAGGATTCTAGTCATCAGAAGCTGATACACCGACATAAACCAATGTGACTGGACACCCATTTTAAAATAAAGCTGTCCCGCCTTCGTTCTTTTCTCAATATAATCCCTGTCAATTATTCCATCAAATAGTGTCAGAATGTATTGCAGACTTGTCTCAGGTGAAATACCCTGATCACTCATATCGGTAATTCTCTTGACACCAGCATGTGAATATTTTAAAGCTTCCTGATAAATTTCTTTAATGTTCTTTTCTACTAAAGGCTGTATACCTTTCAGAAGAGCTAGTTCTTCTTTGGTCAGTCCTATTAGTTCTAATTGCAGGGCAACATCCGTCCCCTTTTCAAAGTCCATTTTTACGTGCTCGAGTTCATGGGATATGTATTTCTGGATTGCTGAAATATTGCTTTTTCTATCCTTTATTAAGAACATATGCTCATTCCTCCATTTTAAACTTATCTTTAATATCGGTAAAAAGGAGGATCATTTTAAGATAGAGACGCCGCCTTGGTTTCGATTTATCTAAAAGGCTTTGATATAAGACTCTGTTGTTTTTTAGTTCATTCGTGTGAAACGTCTGTTTCACACGAATGAGCTAAAAAACGAGCAGTGATCAACATAGAAATTTAACATAGCCATCTAAAATAATGGCTTTATTAATCTTGCTTGCCGAATTCCACTCTAGGCTCTGGCTTTCCGATGACGGTTGAAGGATTCGCGTTGAACAGTGCCAAAATAAAAAAGGAGCACACGGCTCCTTTTTATTTTTCTATTTTAATAGATATACTCTTGTTTCATACGGATTTAGTGTAAACTCTTTTCTCAG is a genomic window containing:
- a CDS encoding globin-coupled sensor protein, with product MFLIKDRKSNISAIQKYISHELEHVKMDFEKGTDVALQLELIGLTKEELALLKGIQPLVEKNIKEIYQEALKYSHAGVKRITDMSDQGISPETSLQYILTLFDGIIDRDYIEKRTKAGQLYFKMGVQSHWFMSVYQLLMTRILEMLKKELHYSNNELFPVFIAVSKIFNLEYQLCTSSMNHAQQEMLERKEEEAKKDIKEFVGGFVGNLAAMTEETGASVEQIVIQSNQISENANTSLEASAYMETHSEDGRTQLDKVKENMLELKSNVEQITSTIDGLEKNSKEIGEIVTVITSIADQTNLLALNAAIEAARAGEHGKGFAVVAEEVRKLAEQTKFSSGSVTSLVGTTISQISNVIAQISTIHKVVERGNEEINHTTHVFEKILDGSIESKQLSQNTENEIRVLTELLNEIKGSVTKMEDSAEELSRTVSSF